The following proteins come from a genomic window of Gossypium raimondii isolate GPD5lz chromosome 5, ASM2569854v1, whole genome shotgun sequence:
- the LOC105765776 gene encoding photosystem II CP43 reaction center protein-like has protein sequence MRPTRLEASQAQAFTFLVRDQRLGANVGSAQWPTGLGKYLMRSSIGEVIFGGKTMHFWDLRAPWLEPLRGPNGLDLSRLKTDIQHWQERRSAEYMTHAPLGSLNSIGGVATEINVVNYVSPGSWLATSHFVLGFFLFVGHLWHAGRAQQPCNGFEKGIDRDFEPVLSMTPLN, from the coding sequence atgaggCCCACTAGACTAGAAGCTTCTCAAGCTCAAGCATTTACTTTTCTAGTTAGAGACCAACGTCTTGGGGCTAATGTGGGATCCGCTCAATGGCCTACTGGGTTAGGTAAATATCTAATGCGTTCCTCAATCGGAGAAGTCATTTTTGGAGGGAAAACTATGCATTTTTGGGATCTGCGTGCTCCTTGGTTAGAACCTCTAAGAGGTCCCAATGGTTTGGACTTGAGTAGGTTGAAAACAGACATACAACATTGGCAAGAACGGCGTTCTGCGGAATATATGACGCATGCTCCTTTAGGGTCTTTAAATTCTATAGGTGGCGTAGCTACCGAGATCAATGTAGTTAATTATGTCTCTCCGGGAAGTTGGTTAGCTACCTCTCATTTTGTTCTAGGATTCTTCCTATTCGTGGGTCATTTATGGCACGCGGGAAGAGCTCAGCAGCCATGCAATGGatttgaaaaaggaattgaTCGTGATTTTGAGCCTGTTCTTTCCATGACTCCTCTTAACTGA
- the LOC105769825 gene encoding probable L-ascorbate peroxidase 6, chloroplastic/mitochondrial, protein MADPVVASHLSLVLKAHPTISSPSQFLLQQHSKPMASSLNSAASLRLFASSSSSSSAAARLSLRSTSLSFSSSLKSLAFSTLSRHKRGSAVSVSSTGGFSSVASPKCAASDPDQLKSAREDIKELLKSKFCHPILVRLGWHDAGTYNKNIEEWPRRGGANGSLRFEVELKHAANAGLVNALNLLQHIKDKYSGVTYADLFQLASATAIEEAGGPKIPMKYGRVDVSRPNECPEEGRLPAAGPPSPADHLREVFYRMGLNDKEIVALSGAHTLGRSRPDRSGWGKPETKYTKDGPGAPGGQSWTVQWLKFDNSYFKDIKAKRDEDLLVLPTDAVLFEDPSFKVYAEKYAEDQETFFKDYAEAHAKLSNLGAKFNPPEGIVLDDGPR, encoded by the exons ATGGCAGATCCAGTAGTAGCATCACACCTGAGCTTAGTGCTCAAAGCTCACCCCACTATTTCTTCGCCTTCCCAATTTTTACTGCAACAACACTCAAAGCCAATGGCTTCCTCTCTCAACAGCGCCGCCTCTTTGCGTCTCTtcgcttcttcttcttcctcttcctccgCCGCCGCTAGACTTTCTCTCCGTTCCACTtccctttctttctcttcttctctcaAATCCCTCGCTTTCTCTACTCTTTCTCGCCACAAG AGGGGATCGGCTGTCAGTGTGTCGAGTACCGGAGGGTTTAGCTCTGTAGCCAGTCCGAAATGCGCTGCTTCGGATCCTGATCAGTTGAAGAGTGCTAGAGAAGATATCAAGGAGCTTCTCAAATCCAAATTCTGCCATCCTATTCTG GTTCGTCTAGGGTGGCACGATGCTGGTACCTACAACAAGAACATTGAGGAATGGCCACGAAGGGGTGGTGCCAATGGAAGTCTTAGGTTTGAAGTCGAGCTGAAACATGCAGCAAATGCTG GTCTTGTCAATGCATTGAATCTTCTTCAGCATATCAAGGACAAGTACTCTGGTGTAACTTATGCGGATTTGTTCCAGTTGGCTAGTGCGACTGCTATTGAG GAGGCTGGGGGACCCAAAATTCCAATGAAATATGGAAGAGTTGATGTCTCTCGTCCTAATGAGTGTCCTGAAGAGGGCAGGCTACCTG CTGCTGGACCCCCTTCGCCTGCCGATCATCTGCGAGAGGTTTTCTACCGAATGGGATTGAATGACAAG GAAATAGTTGCATTATCTGGTGCACACACGCTTGGGAGGTCCAGACCAGATCGTAGTGGTTGGGGTAAACCAGAAACCAAGTATACG AAAGATGGACCAGGAGCACCAGGAGGACAATCCTGGACAGTGCAATGGTTGAAGTTTGACAATTCATACttcaag GACATCAAAGCTAAAAGAGATGAAGATCTGCTTGTGTTGCCAACTGATGCTGTTCTTTTTGAAGATCCCTCTTTCaag GTATATGCTGAGAAATATGCTGAAGATCAAGAGACATTCTTCAAGGATTATGCAGAAGCCCATGCCAAACTTAGCAACCTTGGGGCCAAATTTAACCCTCCAGAG GGCATTGTTTTAGATGATGGTCCCAGATAA
- the LOC105771253 gene encoding aldehyde dehydrogenase family 3 member H1 isoform X1 encodes MLMENKAENKAVFDAESAKEVVKELRDSFVTGKTKSHRWRVTQLKAMLKMLDENEPQIVAALRDDLSKPEFESSLYEIQILKNSCRLALKEMNHWMMPEKAKTSLTTFPSSAEIVSEPLGVVLVISAWNYPFLLSLDPVVGAISAGNAIVLKPSEMAPASSSLIAKLVADYLDSSCIKVVEGAVPETSALLEQKWDKILYTGNGRVARIVMAAAAKHLTPVVLELGGKSPVIVDSNINLKVATRRIIAGKWGCNNGQACISPDYIITTKDYATKLVDSFKCELERFYGKDPLESKDLSRIVNSNHFDRLSKLMDEEKVSSKIVHGGQRNEKNLQIAPTIFLDVPVNSLIMKEEIFGPLLPIITVDKVEQSFDLIHSSGGKPLAAYLFTNNKKLKRKFVETVSAGGLVVNDTAVHLAIHSLPFGGVGESGMGSYHGKFSFDAFSHKKAVLYRGFAGDAFLRYPPYTPGKLTLLQALLSGSIVGIIRALLGWFWA; translated from the exons ATGTTAATGGAGAATAAAGCGGAAAACAAGGCGGTTTTCGATGCGGAGTCAGCGAAGGAGGTGGTGAAGGAGTTGAGAGATAGCTTCGTAACCGGAAAAACTAAAAGCCACCGATGGAGAGTGACTCAGTTGAAAGCAATGTTGAAGATGTTGGATGAGAACGAGCCGCAAATCGTCGCCGCTCTTCGTGATGATCTTTCCAAGCCGGAATTCGAATCCTCCCTCTACGAG ATACAGATATTAAAGAATTCATGCAGATTGGCACTCAAGGAAATGAACCACTGGATGATGCcagaaaag GCAAAAACTTCGTTGACTACATTTCCTTCCTCTGCTGAAATTGTATCTGAACCATTGGGTGTCGTGTTAGTAATCTCAGCATGGAATTATCCTTTTT TATTGTCTCTTGATCCAGTTGTTGGAGCTATTTCAGCTGGTAATGCTATAGTCTTAAAGCCATCAGAAATGGCTCCAGCCTCATCATCATTGATTGCAAAGCTGGTAGCGGATTATTTGGATAGCTCTTGCATTAAGGTTGTTGAAGGGGCTGTTCCTGAAACATCAGCACTATTGGAGCAAAAGTGGGACAAAATATTGTATACAG GCAATGGAAGAGTTGCTCGCATTGTGATGGCAGCTGCTGCAAAGCACCTAACACCAGTTGTTTTGGAGCTCGGAGGAAAGTCACCTGTTATTGTTGATTCAAACATCAACTTAAAG GTTGCAACTAGGCGGATCATTGCGGGGAAGTGGGGCTGTAATAATGGACAAGCATGTATTTCTCCTGATTACATTATTACAACAAAAGATTACGCTACGAAGTTG GTTGACTCTTTCAAATGTGAACTGGAGCGATTTTATGGAAAGGACCCATTGGAGTCGAAAGACTTGTCTCGCATAGTGAATTCTAACCACTTTGATCGCTTGTCAAAGCTCATGGATGAGGAGAAAGTTTCTAGTAAGATCGTCCATGGCGGTCAGAGAAATGAAAAGAACCT GCAGATTGCTCCCACGATCTTTCTTGATGTCCCAGTAAATTCTCTCATCATGAAAGAAGAGATATTTGGCCCATTGCTTCCGATTATCACG GTGGACAAAGTGGAACAGAGTTTTGATTTGATACATTCTTCTGGAGGAAAGCCACTAGCAGCGTATCTGTTTACGAATAACAAGAAACTAAAACGTAAGTTTGTTGAAACGGTCTCTGCAGGGGGTTTAGTCGTCAATGACACAGCTGTACAT CTTGCTATACACAGTTTACCATTCGGAGGAGTGGGGGAAAGCGGAATGGGTTCGTACCATGGGAAATTCTCCTTCGATGCATTTAGCCATAAGAAGGCAGTTCTTTATAGAGGTTTTGCAGGTGATGCATTTCTGAGATACCCACCATACACACCGGGGAAGCTAACATTGTTGCAGGCACTTCTCAGTGGTAGCATTGTTGGCATAATCCGTGCTTTGCTGGGATGGTTTTGGGCTTAA
- the LOC105771253 gene encoding aldehyde dehydrogenase family 3 member H1 isoform X2 produces the protein MNHWMMPEKAKTSLTTFPSSAEIVSEPLGVVLVISAWNYPFLLSLDPVVGAISAGNAIVLKPSEMAPASSSLIAKLVADYLDSSCIKVVEGAVPETSALLEQKWDKILYTGNGRVARIVMAAAAKHLTPVVLELGGKSPVIVDSNINLKVATRRIIAGKWGCNNGQACISPDYIITTKDYATKLVDSFKCELERFYGKDPLESKDLSRIVNSNHFDRLSKLMDEEKVSSKIVHGGQRNEKNLQIAPTIFLDVPVNSLIMKEEIFGPLLPIITVDKVEQSFDLIHSSGGKPLAAYLFTNNKKLKRKFVETVSAGGLVVNDTAVHLAIHSLPFGGVGESGMGSYHGKFSFDAFSHKKAVLYRGFAGDAFLRYPPYTPGKLTLLQALLSGSIVGIIRALLGWFWA, from the exons ATGAACCACTGGATGATGCcagaaaag GCAAAAACTTCGTTGACTACATTTCCTTCCTCTGCTGAAATTGTATCTGAACCATTGGGTGTCGTGTTAGTAATCTCAGCATGGAATTATCCTTTTT TATTGTCTCTTGATCCAGTTGTTGGAGCTATTTCAGCTGGTAATGCTATAGTCTTAAAGCCATCAGAAATGGCTCCAGCCTCATCATCATTGATTGCAAAGCTGGTAGCGGATTATTTGGATAGCTCTTGCATTAAGGTTGTTGAAGGGGCTGTTCCTGAAACATCAGCACTATTGGAGCAAAAGTGGGACAAAATATTGTATACAG GCAATGGAAGAGTTGCTCGCATTGTGATGGCAGCTGCTGCAAAGCACCTAACACCAGTTGTTTTGGAGCTCGGAGGAAAGTCACCTGTTATTGTTGATTCAAACATCAACTTAAAG GTTGCAACTAGGCGGATCATTGCGGGGAAGTGGGGCTGTAATAATGGACAAGCATGTATTTCTCCTGATTACATTATTACAACAAAAGATTACGCTACGAAGTTG GTTGACTCTTTCAAATGTGAACTGGAGCGATTTTATGGAAAGGACCCATTGGAGTCGAAAGACTTGTCTCGCATAGTGAATTCTAACCACTTTGATCGCTTGTCAAAGCTCATGGATGAGGAGAAAGTTTCTAGTAAGATCGTCCATGGCGGTCAGAGAAATGAAAAGAACCT GCAGATTGCTCCCACGATCTTTCTTGATGTCCCAGTAAATTCTCTCATCATGAAAGAAGAGATATTTGGCCCATTGCTTCCGATTATCACG GTGGACAAAGTGGAACAGAGTTTTGATTTGATACATTCTTCTGGAGGAAAGCCACTAGCAGCGTATCTGTTTACGAATAACAAGAAACTAAAACGTAAGTTTGTTGAAACGGTCTCTGCAGGGGGTTTAGTCGTCAATGACACAGCTGTACAT CTTGCTATACACAGTTTACCATTCGGAGGAGTGGGGGAAAGCGGAATGGGTTCGTACCATGGGAAATTCTCCTTCGATGCATTTAGCCATAAGAAGGCAGTTCTTTATAGAGGTTTTGCAGGTGATGCATTTCTGAGATACCCACCATACACACCGGGGAAGCTAACATTGTTGCAGGCACTTCTCAGTGGTAGCATTGTTGGCATAATCCGTGCTTTGCTGGGATGGTTTTGGGCTTAA